The genomic stretch ATTCTACTATTCGTACCATCTCATCTACTGGAATTTTTCTCTGTTGTGACATAATTACCCCCAGACTGAACAGTTTTTTATTTCACTGTCCTATCTGGGGGTAGCATACCAGAAATTCTCACACCAACGCATTTTGTTTTTGGAGTTGAAGAGTTGGATGAGGGAGGAGGAAATAGTTAGCTGAGTTGACATACCTAATACATCTAGGTATAGTATACCTAGATGTATTAGGTATAGCGGGTGGATTGAATGAATGTATCTAAAGACTTGATGGCCGCCTCTGCGACTCCTCTCATTTTGGCCATTCTCAAGGAAAATGACAGTTATGGCTATGCGATTATCAAGCGGGTGAAAGAGATGTCTGAGAATCAACTAATTTGGACGGAAGGTATGTTGTATCCGGTATTACATCGTCTAGAAGAACATCTATTAATTGAATCTTACTTGCGTAAATCGGAGTTAGGCCGGCAGCGTAAATATTACAGGATTAAAGAGAGTGGGTTAGCCGAGTTGGAACTGCAAAGAAAACAGTGGAAAATAGTTCATAATGCTCTTGCCAGGACCTGGAATGAAGAAAGTAATTCGTAAGGGGGATATCAAGATGTTCGATTTGGAAACACAGATTCATTTGTGGAGCGATCATTTGAGAGCTCATGGTAAGTTAAGTGATGCCGATATTGATGAATTGGAGAATCATTTGCGAGACGAAATCGAGGACTTAATAGCAACCGGACTTACGCCAGATGAAGCATTTTTAATTAGTGTCAAACGTTTAGGAAATGTAGACGCAATCTCACATGAGTTTGCCAAAGTAAATACCGAGAACCTGTGGAGACATTTATTAGTAGAAACAGTAGATTCACAAGCCAAGCAGCAAAATCGTCGCGATATTACCCTGGTGGTGATTTTTGCGTTGTTAGCTGGGACACTATTCAAAATTCCTGAACTTTTTGGTTTCGGATTACTCGATCAGGACGGTGAAATTAAAATATTCTTCATTAAAAACTTTAGTTTCTTTATTTTACCATTCATAGCGGCGTTTTTCTTGATCAAGAGGAAATCAGAGTTAAAAACATGGGCAACGATCCTGGGGATTTTTATCCTAGCAGCGGTGATTATCAATGTGTATCCGTCATTTGATCATCACAATACAGAATTTCTTACCAACGTTCATCTTCCTTTGTTTTTGTGGTTGGTCGTCGGAGCAACTTATATAGGCAGGGAGTGGCAGGGTAGTCAAGGAAGAATGAATTTTATACGCTTCACAGGTGAGGCCTTTATCTATGGTGTATTAGTCATGGCAGGTGTAATGGTGTTATTCCTGTTCACGATGGTTATTTTCAAAGCCATCCAAATTGACGTCGGAAAATTTCTTACAGAGTATTTTCTGATTTATGGAGGGTGTGCGGCAGCCATGATTACTGTTTATTTAGTCGAGGCCAAAAAAAGCGTGGTGGAGAACTTTGCACCCATTTTGGCCAAAATATTCAGTCCGCTCTTCCTGATAATTATGGTTGCTTTCTTAATAGTTATGATTATTACCGGTAAAAGTCCATTTATGGAAAGAGATTTCCTCATTGGCTTCGATTTTATGCTGGCTTTAGTACTGGGGTTAGTTTTGTACGTCATTTCGGCGCGAGATATTCGCCAGCCAGCCAACCTGTTTGATTACTTGAATCTAGCCCTGATTATGGCGGCACTGGTTATCGACGGGGTTGCTTTATCGGCAATACTTTTCCGTTTGTCCGCCTTTGGCATTACCCCCAATAAGCTGGCCGCACTAGGGGAGAATCTGGCATTGCTGGGCAACCTGGCCGGACTTGCCTGGTTATATATCGGGTATTTCAATAAGAAATTTGATTTCACCAAGATAATAAAATGGCAGACAGATTATCTCTATGTTTATTTTATTTGGACAGCAATTGTTGCCTTCATATTTCCGATTATTTTCAAGTTTAATTAATCCCTTACCTAGGGCAACAGTCGAAAAGTGACGTTGACGTTACTTCATAGTAAGTTTTTTTAGTGGAGATTATATCTCCGTGACAGGGCGCGTCGAGGTCTTAGTGCAGTTGACTTGATATTATTAGGTCAGTACCTTCATATTTTATATTTAAAATGAAAACCGGAAGATATTTTTAATACAAGAAAAGGCAATGGACGCACTCGGAAATGAGTGCGTTTTTGATATACTTGCTAGGTATATAGGCTAATGCATTCACATCAACATCAACGCACGTGGAGACGATAATAGTGCTATATCGGTGTTGAGTGAAAGCCTTGATATAAGCGGGACGTAGAGTAGGATATTAATTTTATCGCGTCGTGGTGTGTGAGGAAAGATATTTGCCAGGTCATTTTGACGGTTTGCTTTTGTACCAAGCAATAAGTTGCATTAGTTCACAAATACAGAAAATGTTGGATTTGTCTTTCTTTGCATTGTTCCTGAAGAAGGAGATAAGTAGTCTCCTTATCCAGTCACCCCATCATTCGAAGATGGGGCAAGAGTGTAATCGGGGCTTAGCAAAGAAGAACTGTCGAAGTTAAGGGATATTCTGGGTGGGTGTGATTTTGAAAAATTAAGGCCAAGGATGTGACCGATTACATACGGGTATAACTAATTAAGAAGTTGCTTGGTACGGAAATGGTAGGTTAGATTTTCAAATCTCAGATGTTGCGCCAAGTGGGTATGAATTCATGGCGAAAGTCGAAATTAGTACGGCTTACTTGCGGATGACGTACTATATTTTAAGGTGGATGACTCCAATAAGTCTGACTATGAAAGAGCAGGAATGGAACCATTCCAAGCATTTGAGGACAAACCTATGGTAATGCCCTATTATGAGGTTCCTATTGATATTTTGGAAAACAGAGAACTGTTAGCGGAATGGGCTAAGAAATCTTTATTTGCATCTAGAAATACTGACACAAAGCCCAAAAAGCAAAGACTTGAAAAGGTGGTCAATAATCCTCTAATAGGCTTATTTATTTAGTAAATAAGCCTGGTTACGAGCAGAGTGGGGAGTTATATGTTTTTAGTATTCTTTAAGTGAATGATAAATAGAGGTGAATCTGATGAATTTTGCTAAAGTACTAGCACCAATGATTGTGGTTTTTACACTTTTAGGATGTAGGCTTTCTTGCAGGAAATCAGAAGAATGGATCGACATCTCCTGTAGAAACTTTTTTCATAGAAAGATTATTTTCAGATGGGAGAATTAGAGCTTGTTTCATAACAATGTTTTACTATTTACCGCTTTGTTTTCAGCGATATTTGCTCAAATCATAAAAGTACCAATAAATTATTGGCGTAATAGAATTTGGGATTGGAAGGCAGTTTTTCAACCTGGCGGAATGCCTAGTTCACACACAGCCCTTATGGTGGGTTTAACTACTGGATGTTTATTCGAATATGGTTGGGGTGATCCCTATTTTGCAATTAGTTTTTCAATAACGCTAATTGTAATGTATGATGCCGCCGGTGTTCGAAGACAAGCGGGTCAGCATGCGGTTGTCTTAAATAAACTTACCTCGATGTTTCAAAATAGTCGTGGGAACATAGAGGCAAAAACAGGTGATACCCCACTAAAGGAGGTTCTTGGTCATAACCCAGTGGAAGTAGTAGGTGGAATTATAGTAGGAATAATCACGGCTATAGTGTTGGCTATCTAACTTTCAAGTTTCTCCTGTTTAAATAGAGCTTAAAATAACACCTATGATGACAATACAAGACAGGAGGTTTTTTATGGCTATAGATTTAGCCCTAGAACAGCGTTGGCGAGACCGCATTGAAGAATGCCCCCAGAGCGGACTGAGTGTTCAGGCGTGGTGCCTGCAAAACGGACTGAAGAATACCGCTTACCATTACTGGGTTAAAAAGTTTAAATTTCTGGAACAGCAAGAGGCAGGAGATAATACATTCGCAGAAGTGGTTCTGCTGCCGGGCGTGTGAGGGCGCATCAGTCATTCTATTCCAGTATACCCGTACCTGGGCAGGCAAAATGCCCGAAAATTTCCGGACGGTTTTTCCGGCTACCGTTATGGTTTCCACCTTTTCGTATCCGGCATAGGCATCCGTGATCAGGCGCTGTTTATGTTGGTCGCACCTGAGGCGATACTACCTGGAAGCTATTCCACTGAACAACAGAAAAAAAGAGATTCCAGGTTCCGCCGGTGCCAATATTATTACTCCATACGGTGATTAAACTCAAAAACTGTATTTGTAGAAGATAGGTCCATATAGTTAATAACAACCCTCGCTTCAATCCCTTACACAAACCTCGTTTGAGATATAAGTCACTTGATTTCCTACAAGGACCTTGATCACAGGCCCCTCCAAACATAAGGCAGACTCCGCAGAGGGTGCCTGATCAATGTCACTAAGCCTAGCTTCTGGAAAATGTTCAAGAAGTCTTTTTCGAAGTCTATTCTCCCCATACAACAGCAGGAATTCCGATCAATGAGAATGCGGACCCAGATGTGCAAAGAGATATTAGATGTGATTTATCCATGGGATATGGCTGAAGACCTCAAGATCAAGGAAATCCCGCTGTTTCCATAGGCATTTTTCAACGAGGATAGGAAAAGGACTAAAGAAAACGGAATAGAACCTATGAAATTATTAAGAGGCTACCACCCCTAATAATATAACTCCCGATAATTTAGTTCGATGATGGGTAATATTCACTTTCTATTCCAGTGTTAAGTTTGCAAGTAGTTTTTGTCTAAAATATAAAAAAGGGAGAGCAAGTTCCGTTAAACTCTCCATTTTCTATAATCAATACATAAAAAATCTCTCGCCCAACTAAAACCAACACCGATCTTTACATTACCTCGAATTAGAAACGTCGGCGGCGCCGCCTTTCGAATGGTTCAAAAAAAAATGGGAAGAAAGGGAAAAATGGGAAGAAAGGGAAAAACGGAAATCGCCGAAATTCAGAACGATTAAATCTTGGCATATATATCTGTCCTCCTTCGTAATAGAAGTGTGCTTTTACAAATTCGTTATTAAAAGATAACTCCCAATGCTATCAGGATTAAGATAGCTATAGCAATGATACCTACTCCTGCTCCTGCTCCGTCTCCACCATAACCGTACATTATTTCTCCTCCTTTTTAACTAGAATTCAGTAGCGAATTTGAAAGAGTATAGAATTAAAAAACAATACCCATAGCGATAAGCAAAAGAATGATCACGACTACAATCGCTATTCCTTCTCCAAAACGGTTTTTTGGTCTGCAATCATCTAGATCAACACCACTGAATGCCATTTGTATTTCCTCCTTTGCTAAAGATAGTACATAATATGCACAAGTTAGGGTATTGGTACAATATGGTAAAATATTGTCCTACTCGTTTTGCTCTCATCTGAGGTGTTGGGAACCTTTTGGCTTTACAGTGCCTTTATTGAACCTAAATATAATATATATTTATATATGCCTTTTAACGTAACAGGGCACGTTGGCGTTACCTCATTGTAAGGTATGGTTTGGGCTCAGAACTTGATAAGAAATTTTTGCGTTGGTTGGATAAACATTGATACATATTGCAAGGTACCTGAGAAATAAATCTTGACAAAACAATAAGGTACCTGTATTATGCAGTATATAAGGTACCTTATAAGAAACTTACTCTACTAAAAGGAGGGTATATATGAACGAAGAGAACGAGCAGAACTACGACTTGACTGAACAATTTACACGTATGGAGTGGTTACTCCATCGATACCATCAACAAAATCATACGCATCATGGGCCGATGGGGGATCCTCGCAAAGGGCAAGGCAGAGTGCTAGCTGTCCTTAAGATGCAGCCGGAAATTAGCCAAAAAGAGTTATTGTTCCTGCTAGACATGCGCCCCCAATCCTTGGGCGAGCTTCTTACTAAGTTGGAAAAGAACGGATACATTACCCGTACTCAATCGGAAACTGACCGCCGAATTATGAATATTAAGCTCACTAAAGAGGGAACCGAGGCAACAACTGAGCAAGAATTCAGCTTTGACAAGCTGTTTGAATGTCTGAGTGAAGAAGAGCAAATAAATTTGAGTATCTATCTCAACCGTATCATCGAAACGATTGAAGCTCAGCTTGGCGACGAACAACCCGGACCTGGTTTCGATCCGCGCCAACGTGGTGGCAATCCGTTTGACCCTCGCTTTGGCTTTGATCCTCATTCAGAAATGGGTCATGGTCCGGGAATGATGCCTTTTGGTCGCAGTCCTGGTATGAACCGAGGACACGGAGAATGGCCTGCCCCACCACAAAAGAAACCTGACGAAGAATAAGCAGAATTACACCACATAATATGAAGGCATTGCCGCGAAACAATGGCATTAAAGCATTGCCTTTATTTTTTTATGCCAATTTTAGGACGCGTACAACGTGGAAGGAGTTTTTAATATGGAAAATACAGATCAGAAATCGCTCTATTACCTCGAAAAAGCGCCTGTATCTAAAGCAATTATGCACATGGTTATTCCCATGATGCTGAGTTTTATCGCTACGATTATTTATAATATCACCGATGCCTTTTTTATTGGTAAACTTGATAATACAGCCATGATGGCAGCGGTCACACTTGCCTTACCGTTTTCAACGTTCCTGATGGCGCTTAGTAACCTATTCGGGGTAGGCTCGGGAACCTATGTGTCGAGACTTTTGGGCGAGGGTAATGCGGACGGAGCAAAAAAAGTTTCGTCTGTGAACTTTTGGTCATCCATGCTCACTGGAGTCATTTTTATGGCAATATGTCTACCGCTGCTAACTCCCCTTTTACAGCTTTTGGGAGCAAGCGGTGACACGTTGTGGTATACAAGAGATTATATCCTGATCTTTGTCATCGGCGCTCCGTTTATTATTGCCAATTTCTCGCTGGGGGAAAGTGTTCGTGCAGAGGGTGCATCCACCGCAGCCATGATTGGAATGTTAGCCGGCATCATAATCAACATCCTACTCAACCCTGTTTTCATTTTTTTCCTGCACATGGGCATCAGGGGATCCGCACTGGCCTCAGTCTTTGGCAATGTGGTTTCTGTTGCATGGTTCCTCTATTATCTGCAGAAGAAAAGTGCCGTTCAAAGTGTGTCAATTAAGGACTTTAAACCAAGTAAAGAGATATATTCTAATATTTTTAAAGTAGGAGTTTCAGCCTTTTTGCTTGATGGATTTATGGTAATTACCTGCTTGCTTTTCAACAATTTTGCTGTTCTCTACGGCAACAACGTTGTCGCAGGACTTGGTATCGCCCAGAGAGTTGTTCAAATTGCAGACTTTATCAGCATGAGTTTTGCAGTGGGAGCCGTACCGCTGATTGCCTTTGCCTATTCTGCCAAGAATTATATGCGCTTAATGGAGATTATCAAGACAACCACACTCTACATGATGGGCATTACAATGGGGATCACGGCGATTCTCTTTGTTCTCAGAGTGCAGGTCATGGGTGCCTTTAGTATTGATGCTGAGGTTATTGCCATCGGGCAAACCATTCTCGTGGCGCAGCTTTGCTCCACCATTTTTGCTGGCTTATCCGCACTGTTTACAGGCGTCTTTCAAGCGTTTGGAAAAGGTGTGCAATCCTCAGTTATGTCTGTTATTAGGGGCATTGCCTTTATTCCTATTTTGTTTTTAGGAAATAGGCTATTTGCAGTTAATGGAGTTATTTGGGCTAATACGATTTCCGAAGCATTAGCCTGTATAGTCGGGCTTATCCTGTTTCTGGGAATCTGGAGAAACAGCTTGGGGAATACGCAAACGATGAGGGAAACAATAACGCCGATAACCGATTTTAAGGACAATGTCCTAGGGAGTGATTAGCATTTATTGTACAGTGGTCATGGCAATATGACTAAAATAAAACTATAGCTCTTTTGGGGTGACAGGGCACGTTGAGTGCGTAATAGTGCTATATCGGTGTTGAGTGAAAGCCTTGATATGAGCGGAATGTAGAGTAGGATATTACTTTTATGGTTTCGTCGTGTCTGGGGAATATATTCAATTTGTCTCGCCAGATCGTTCATATTTTGGACGGTCTGGCTCGCTTGTTTTTTACTAATGACAAATTGATAAAGGAATAAGAACTTCTGGTAATTTTCTACATATGGGATATATTTGATTGGCCAACGAGAGTAGTTTGGATTCGACATCTAATAGTTGGTCAATAATTTGAAGAGGTGGTATACTCAAGTCTGGTTTGTGGATTAAAATGTCAGGTGTAACATGCTCCTCGGACTCGATGCCCATTCTTTCATATTTCGTATTTAAGAGGAAGCATTAGAGAAAATATGGGGATAGCAGCAGGTGGAGGACAGGCCAGGGAATCATGACGGAAGACAAGATTACTTTAAGGCTAGATTTAAGTCTACCAGTATAAGATTATCGGATCCATTAAAGTTATGAAGTAAAGTCCTTCGAGGAACAGCTTTAGATCTTTTTGCAACTCATCTTAAGTGGCTTTCTGAAGGGAAACACTGGATAAATTGCATTAGGAAATCTTTTTACTTAGATAATACAAGAATGAAGACGGTGAGAAAAATGTTGAAGATTAATGGGAAATATAATATAGCGAAAGTGTATACCGATATTCTGGAAGAAGGTGCTGCTACTCAGATTGAAACCCTTTGCAATCAGGAGTTTGTAAAAGAGAGCAAAATCCGGATCATGCCGGACGTTCATGCAGGGGCCGGTTGTACAATTGGAACCACCATGACCATTGCAGACAAAGTGGTACCTAATTTAGTGGGTGTGGATATCGGTTGCGGTATGGAAACCATCTTGCTCAGCAACAAACGCCTGGAAATGCAAAAGCTTGATAAGTTAATTTACGAGAATATTCCGTCAGGATTTGAGGTGCGGAAGACGCCACATCGCTATAACGAGCAGATCGATTTAACGCAGATCCGTTGTCACAAGGCAGTAAAACTGGACAGGGCACAAAAGAGTATTGGGACATTAGGAGGCGGCAATCATTTTATTGAGGTCAATAAGGATGAGGAGGGCAGCCTGTATGTTGTCGTTCACTCGGGCAGCCGTCATCTAGGCCTTGAAGTGGCCAAATATTACCAAGAAGCTGGCTATAATCAGTTAAACCATAATGACAAATCAGACATGGAGACACTCATTGCCCACTACAAGTCTGAAGGACGTGATAATGAAATCCAGAATGCTTTAAAGGAATTCAAAAATCAGGTGCTGACAGATATTCCGTTTCCTCTTGCTTATGTAACTGGCAGTCTCTTTGAGGACTATATTCATGATATGAAGATCGTCCAGCGGTTTGCAGAGCTGAACCGTAAAGCGATGATTACTGAGATCGTAAAAGGAATGAAATTTAACGTAGTGGAGCAGTTCACTACTACTCATAATTACATCGATACCGATACGATGATCTTACGGAAAGGCGCGGTATCCGCTAAGAAAGGGGAAAGGCTTTTAATTCCGATCAATATGAGGGATGGCAGTCTTATCTGTGTCGGCAAAGGTAATGAGGATTGGAACTGCTCTGCTCCCCATGGCGCAGGCAGGCTCATGAGTAGGACCAAAGCAAAACAAAGTTTTACCGTTTCAGAATTTAAAACACAGATGAAGGATGTCTATACGACATCTGTCAATAAGGAAACTTTGGATGAGTGTCCGATGGCCTATAAGAATATGGATGACATCGTAAACAATATCGGGCCTACGGCAGATATTGTTAAAGGTATTAAACCGATTTATAACTTTAAGGCTGGAGAAGAGGATTAAGAAAGAGAACAACTAAAGAATAGCGTCGGTATTTTGGAAACAGAATGCCGGTTTTTTTAATATATCAGAAAGTATAAGTTTTTGGGGGTTCCCCCTTTGCTTGCTCCTTTGGTATTTGTAGTTTTATTGAAACAAATATTTTGAGACGAATAGTTTTATCGTGAAAGAAAGTGAAGCAAGGATATCGCGATGAAAGGGCTACAAATACATGTAATCGAGGATGACAACCGGCGGCTTTGAAGGAAGATGGCGCAAAAAAACAGTTCCAGAGTATTGTTTAACCCTAAAACTCAGTTTTCGAAAATTAAAGTATGATGTTGTATATGATATATAAAAAATCTGCCGTAGCAATTTTAAATTAAAAATCCTCTTGCAAAAGTACGTGCACAGGAAAATCTTTCCCGCAATAAAATGAGTATGGGTAATTTTGGGAAAGAAAGGATGTTTGTAATGTACTATATAGTTCAACCAGGAGATTCTCTGCATAATGTTGCTATGCAGTATCATACAACGGTTAGACATTTGCTGGATTTAAATCCTCGAATCAGTAATCCTAATAGAATTCATGTTGGTGAAAGAATTGAAGTTGGTAATCAATGGAGTGGTCTCAATCCATGGAGGGGAAACGAATATATGAGGGGCCAGAAAGAATATCAAAGGGGTCGTGAAGAATATCGAAAGGGCCGCGCCGAGTATCACAAGGGTCGTGAGGAATACTCAAGACATCATGGTCGGTAAAAGGATTGAAATCAGTTAGGTAATCAATGGGGCGATTGCTGATGGTAGATATATAAAAGGATCGTAAAGTTACGGTCCTTTTCGCTTTGGCAGATAAAGGTTATTTACTACACCTTGGCGAACCACTTACCAAGATATAGGAGGTAATCCTCTAAAAAAGTATATAAACTGCTACTACTTTTCTGCGCATTAAACATTGTAGATTACATAACAACCATCCTAGCAATAAGCCACGGAGCATTAGAAGTAAATCCAATAGCAAATTACTTCGTCAGCAATAATTCTCTTCATTATTTCAACTCGTTGGAGTTGGCTTACTTTGTATTTATCTAATTTATATGGCAAAAAGGAATCTGGAGGCCAGTTAAGTGTGCTAAGGGCGCTGTGGGCGACAAATTTGGCATTTAGCTTGCTATGTATTTATAACGTGGTTGGGTTTTTATCAAGAAGTATGAAAGCACTTTAATTCCAAAGTGCTTTCATACTTCTTGACGAATAGACTGAGCTGAGCTATACTAATATTCGATCGAATTATCAATCGGGGCATAGCGCAGCTTGGCTAGCGCGCCTGCCTTGGGAGCAGGAGGCCGGGGGTTCGAATCCCTCTGCCCCGACCATGAATTTCCCAATCTTCCTCGGTTGATATGGTAACTTGGGTTGACTATACGGGGGTTTGAATCCCTCCAGTGCACCAATATTATAAAATATTATGATGTTCGAGACCCATCTTACACCGCATACTTCACACTTATGTTCTAGATGTTCAATTACATACAACATTAACGCGCAAGTCATTCTGATCTAGTCAGAAGGGTCTTGCGCGTTAATGTTGATATGGACTATCGGGCCATCTTGTAACTATGTATTCCATGATTACCGATCCCCTTCGGATGCGCTTAGTCTAACGGGTACCGTATAACCAAAGGATGACTATCGCATCCAACTGCCGGATCATTCCAAGATTGGGTAAAGGGCGTAACGCTCACCAAAGAGGAACTGAAGCTGTTAAGGGATGCTTTGAGTGGGTTGAATCTGTAAAATTAAAGTTAGTACCGTGGGCAGAATGTCTGATAATCAGTAACCCCTACACTCTATTGAGTGTAGGGGATTTTTTGACATCAGTTCGTTTTTTCGCTATGTTTCGCCGTCATTCTGGAATATAGTTGTGCTGATTGAAATAGTCAACAGGTTCTTAGTGGTTTATAATCAATATTTAAAAGTATTCCCCGTTTAAGTGCTCTCTTTTTTGATTTGTTTTTTTAAATGATGGAAGGTTAACTTGTTTGTCCTTGTCCTTGTCCTTGTCCTTGTTGTTGCGGTTGAGCCTGCTGTTGAATCGGTACTAATCCTTGTGTTTCATGTAATAGAGCCTGCCTTTTTAACTCGCTATAACTATCTTCCATCTGCGAATATTTATCTTTAAGTTGTTCTGATTTACTGGCTGAAGCCACTATTTCAATTTCTTTATTGATCAAGAAAGAACGCCTCCCTTAAATTTTTTAACTTATTACCTATAAAGTCTTCCCTGAATTGCAGGAATCATGTTTGGAATTTTATAGTGATATTATTTAACTGATTACAAAAAGAAGTTCGGAATGATGTTGCTCGCCGGATCATGCGAAGATGGGGAAGGGTGTAACGTCAGAAGTAAATCCAATAACAAATTAACTTTGTCAGCAATAATGCTCTTCATTATTTCAAGCTGATTGGGGTTGGCTCACACAGAAAATCATGCCATTATGATGTATGAACTATTGCTGAGAGAAGGGACAAAGAATGTTCAAGCATGAATTTGCAGCTAATGAGCTTCCCATT from Desulfosporosinus sp. Sb-LF encodes the following:
- a CDS encoding PadR family transcriptional regulator produces the protein MNVSKDLMAASATPLILAILKENDSYGYAIIKRVKEMSENQLIWTEGMLYPVLHRLEEHLLIESYLRKSELGRQRKYYRIKESGLAELELQRKQWKIVHNALARTWNEESNS
- a CDS encoding permease prefix domain 1-containing protein; this encodes MFDLETQIHLWSDHLRAHGKLSDADIDELENHLRDEIEDLIATGLTPDEAFLISVKRLGNVDAISHEFAKVNTENLWRHLLVETVDSQAKQQNRRDITLVVIFALLAGTLFKIPELFGFGLLDQDGEIKIFFIKNFSFFILPFIAAFFLIKRKSELKTWATILGIFILAAVIINVYPSFDHHNTEFLTNVHLPLFLWLVVGATYIGREWQGSQGRMNFIRFTGEAFIYGVLVMAGVMVLFLFTMVIFKAIQIDVGKFLTEYFLIYGGCAAAMITVYLVEAKKSVVENFAPILAKIFSPLFLIIMVAFLIVMIITGKSPFMERDFLIGFDFMLALVLGLVLYVISARDIRQPANLFDYLNLALIMAALVIDGVALSAILFRLSAFGITPNKLAALGENLALLGNLAGLAWLYIGYFNKKFDFTKIIKWQTDYLYVYFIWTAIVAFIFPIIFKFN
- a CDS encoding TfoX/Sxy family protein, which codes for MDDSNKSDYERAGMEPFQAFEDKPMVMPYYEVPIDILENRELLAEWAKKSLFASRNTDTKPKKQRLEKVVNNPLIGLFI
- a CDS encoding divergent PAP2 family protein, with the protein product MFHNNVLLFTALFSAIFAQIIKVPINYWRNRIWDWKAVFQPGGMPSSHTALMVGLTTGCLFEYGWGDPYFAISFSITLIVMYDAAGVRRQAGQHAVVLNKLTSMFQNSRGNIEAKTGDTPLKEVLGHNPVEVVGGIIVGIITAIVLAI
- a CDS encoding MarR family transcriptional regulator; its protein translation is MNEENEQNYDLTEQFTRMEWLLHRYHQQNHTHHGPMGDPRKGQGRVLAVLKMQPEISQKELLFLLDMRPQSLGELLTKLEKNGYITRTQSETDRRIMNIKLTKEGTEATTEQEFSFDKLFECLSEEEQINLSIYLNRIIETIEAQLGDEQPGPGFDPRQRGGNPFDPRFGFDPHSEMGHGPGMMPFGRSPGMNRGHGEWPAPPQKKPDEE
- a CDS encoding MATE family efflux transporter produces the protein MENTDQKSLYYLEKAPVSKAIMHMVIPMMLSFIATIIYNITDAFFIGKLDNTAMMAAVTLALPFSTFLMALSNLFGVGSGTYVSRLLGEGNADGAKKVSSVNFWSSMLTGVIFMAICLPLLTPLLQLLGASGDTLWYTRDYILIFVIGAPFIIANFSLGESVRAEGASTAAMIGMLAGIIINILLNPVFIFFLHMGIRGSALASVFGNVVSVAWFLYYLQKKSAVQSVSIKDFKPSKEIYSNIFKVGVSAFLLDGFMVITCLLFNNFAVLYGNNVVAGLGIAQRVVQIADFISMSFAVGAVPLIAFAYSAKNYMRLMEIIKTTTLYMMGITMGITAILFVLRVQVMGAFSIDAEVIAIGQTILVAQLCSTIFAGLSALFTGVFQAFGKGVQSSVMSVIRGIAFIPILFLGNRLFAVNGVIWANTISEALACIVGLILFLGIWRNSLGNTQTMRETITPITDFKDNVLGSD
- a CDS encoding RtcB family protein — protein: MLKINGKYNIAKVYTDILEEGAATQIETLCNQEFVKESKIRIMPDVHAGAGCTIGTTMTIADKVVPNLVGVDIGCGMETILLSNKRLEMQKLDKLIYENIPSGFEVRKTPHRYNEQIDLTQIRCHKAVKLDRAQKSIGTLGGGNHFIEVNKDEEGSLYVVVHSGSRHLGLEVAKYYQEAGYNQLNHNDKSDMETLIAHYKSEGRDNEIQNALKEFKNQVLTDIPFPLAYVTGSLFEDYIHDMKIVQRFAELNRKAMITEIVKGMKFNVVEQFTTTHNYIDTDTMILRKGAVSAKKGERLLIPINMRDGSLICVGKGNEDWNCSAPHGAGRLMSRTKAKQSFTVSEFKTQMKDVYTTSVNKETLDECPMAYKNMDDIVNNIGPTADIVKGIKPIYNFKAGEED
- a CDS encoding LysM domain-containing protein yields the protein MYYIVQPGDSLHNVAMQYHTTVRHLLDLNPRISNPNRIHVGERIEVGNQWSGLNPWRGNEYMRGQKEYQRGREEYRKGRAEYHKGREEYSRHHGR